One segment of Clavelina lepadiformis chromosome 2, kaClaLepa1.1, whole genome shotgun sequence DNA contains the following:
- the LOC143445341 gene encoding putative FERM domain-containing protein FRMD8P1 isoform X2: MSMSVVIYLPDNTGHQFDIPNGNYTTTSQYLQLMIATLKLPDSLAKKSFALWLKSPLLDVQLKPQHVPFRMVKQWPMLLEKYSMATDYEKAQDEPALIFRRNAFLTKEDEVQITNEAILNILMMEAKSCIQQGIYPCDTEDIEQLGALLCLGKDEEHKQDEDKHGMESVVKENLPTLVPSHMARAKRSFLNRQQSMEERVMVCLKKASKESSINCTLEFMKICWQLPYYGSVIFSGFVEKASHSTFSLWFSSQTQMCVLIAINTNGVWVIDKEKKHVLIGLLYDDFNWEMTTPEPNEDGLNADTELQLPSLFLEFDDEKTKTNQLLQIVSKQAPMMDSMIETCILMIREKEQIAQAQNMASSGDESNGLKSKANAITSASTTRVRPLFERQNSVTSSHPEKLILTKMSDSVEDDIINEFTCITGTGRKQRHYRPLKSI; the protein is encoded by the exons ATGTCTATGTCTGTAGTTATATACTTGCCAGACAACACTGGTCATCAATTTGATATTCCCAATGGAAATTATACAACCACTTCCCAGTATCTGCAGCTTATGATCGCAACATTGAAGTTACCTGATAGTTTagcaaagaaaagttttgcacTTTGGCTTAAATCTCCATTGTTAG ATGTTCAACTAAAGCCTCAGCATGTCCCATTTAGGATGGTAAAACAGTGGCCAATGTTGTTGGAAAAATATTCTATGGCCACTGACTACGAAAAAGCACAAG ATGAACCTGCTCTCATATTTCGAAGGAATGCTTTTTTAACCAAGGAAGATGAAGTTCAAATTACAAATGAAGCAATATTAAATATTCTCATGATGGAAGCAAAATCTTGCATACAGCAAG GCATATATCCATGTGATACTGAAGATATTGAACAGCTTGGTGCTCTTTTATGTTTGGGCAAAGATGAGGAACACAAACAGGACGAGGACAAGCATGGGATGGAAAGTGTTGTAAA AGAGAATTTGCCCACACTAGTTCCAAGTCATATGGCAAGGGCCAAGCGCTCGTTTTTAAATCGCCAGCAATCCATGGAAGAGAGGGTAAtggtttgtttgaaaaaggCATCAAAAGAATCCTCTATTAATTGCACCCTggaatttatgaaaatttgttGGCAACTTCCATACTATGG AAGTGTTATTTTCAGTGGATTTGTTGAAAAAGCGTCCCACAGCACTTTTTCGCTGTGGTTCAGTTCCCAGACACAGATGTGTGTTCTGATAGCCATTAATACTAACGGAGTTTGGGTGatagacaaagaaaaaaag CATGTATTGATTGGCTTGTTATATGATGATTTCAACTGGGAAATGACGACACCTGAGCCAAATGAAGATGGCTTAAATGCAGATACTGAGCTCCAGTTGCCTAGCTTGTTTTTAGAGTTTGATGatgaaaaaactaaaacaaatcaaCTTCTGCAGATTGTTTCTAAACAG GCACCCATGATGGATTCAATGATAGAGACATGCATTTTGATGATTCGTGAAAAGGAACAAATAGCACAAGCTCAGAATATGGCTAGTTCAGGGGATG AAAGTAATGGGTTGAAAAGCAAAGCTAATGCAATTACATCTGCAAGTACCACAAGAGTACGGCCTTTATTTGAACGACAAAACTCTGTAACTAGCAGCCACCCTGAAAAACTGATCCTTACAAAGATGTCTGATTCTG TAGAGGATGACATAATTAACGAATTCACTTGCATAACGGGAACTGGCAGAAAACAACGTCATTATCGACCTCTAAAGTCAATTTGA
- the LOC143445341 gene encoding putative FERM domain-containing protein FRMD8P1 isoform X3 — protein sequence MSMSVVIYLPDNTGHQFDIPNGNYTTTSQYLQLMIATLKLPDSLAKKSFALWLKSPLLDVQLKPQHVPFRMVKQWPMLLEKYSMATDYEKAQDEPALIFRRNAFLTKEDEVQITNEAILNILMMEAKSCIQQGIYPCDTEDIEQLGALLCLGKDEEHKQDEDKHGMESVVKENLPTLVPSHMARAKRSFLNRQQSMEERVMVCLKKASKESSINCTLEFMKICWQLPYYGSVIFSGFVEKASHSTFSLWFSSQTQMCVLIAINTNGVWVIDKEKKHVLIGLLYDDFNWEMTTPEPNEDGLNADTELQLPSLFLEFDDEKTKTNQLLQIVSKQAPMMDSMIETCILMIREKEQIAQAQNMASSGDESNGLKSKANAITSASTTRVRPLFERQNSVTSSHPEKLILTKMSDSEDDIINEFTCITGTGRKQRHYRPLKSI from the exons ATGTCTATGTCTGTAGTTATATACTTGCCAGACAACACTGGTCATCAATTTGATATTCCCAATGGAAATTATACAACCACTTCCCAGTATCTGCAGCTTATGATCGCAACATTGAAGTTACCTGATAGTTTagcaaagaaaagttttgcacTTTGGCTTAAATCTCCATTGTTAG ATGTTCAACTAAAGCCTCAGCATGTCCCATTTAGGATGGTAAAACAGTGGCCAATGTTGTTGGAAAAATATTCTATGGCCACTGACTACGAAAAAGCACAAG ATGAACCTGCTCTCATATTTCGAAGGAATGCTTTTTTAACCAAGGAAGATGAAGTTCAAATTACAAATGAAGCAATATTAAATATTCTCATGATGGAAGCAAAATCTTGCATACAGCAAG GCATATATCCATGTGATACTGAAGATATTGAACAGCTTGGTGCTCTTTTATGTTTGGGCAAAGATGAGGAACACAAACAGGACGAGGACAAGCATGGGATGGAAAGTGTTGTAAA AGAGAATTTGCCCACACTAGTTCCAAGTCATATGGCAAGGGCCAAGCGCTCGTTTTTAAATCGCCAGCAATCCATGGAAGAGAGGGTAAtggtttgtttgaaaaaggCATCAAAAGAATCCTCTATTAATTGCACCCTggaatttatgaaaatttgttGGCAACTTCCATACTATGG AAGTGTTATTTTCAGTGGATTTGTTGAAAAAGCGTCCCACAGCACTTTTTCGCTGTGGTTCAGTTCCCAGACACAGATGTGTGTTCTGATAGCCATTAATACTAACGGAGTTTGGGTGatagacaaagaaaaaaag CATGTATTGATTGGCTTGTTATATGATGATTTCAACTGGGAAATGACGACACCTGAGCCAAATGAAGATGGCTTAAATGCAGATACTGAGCTCCAGTTGCCTAGCTTGTTTTTAGAGTTTGATGatgaaaaaactaaaacaaatcaaCTTCTGCAGATTGTTTCTAAACAG GCACCCATGATGGATTCAATGATAGAGACATGCATTTTGATGATTCGTGAAAAGGAACAAATAGCACAAGCTCAGAATATGGCTAGTTCAGGGGATG AAAGTAATGGGTTGAAAAGCAAAGCTAATGCAATTACATCTGCAAGTACCACAAGAGTACGGCCTTTATTTGAACGACAAAACTCTGTAACTAGCAGCCACCCTGAAAAACTGATCCTTACAAAGATGTCTGATTCTG AGGATGACATAATTAACGAATTCACTTGCATAACGGGAACTGGCAGAAAACAACGTCATTATCGACCTCTAAAGTCAATTTGA
- the LOC143445341 gene encoding putative FERM domain-containing protein FRMD8P1 isoform X1, which translates to MSMSVVIYLPDNTGHQFDIPNGNYTTTSQYLQLMIATLKLPDSLAKKSFALWLKSPLLDVQLKPQHVPFRMVKQWPMLLEKYSMATDYEKAQDEPALIFRRNAFLTKEDEVQITNEAILNILMMEAKSCIQQGIYPCDTEDIEQLGALLCLGKDEEHKQDEDKHGMESVVKENLPTLVPSHMARAKRSFLNRQQSMEERVMVCLKKASKESSINCTLEFMKICWQLPYYGSVIFSGFVEKASHSTFSLWFSSQTQMCVLIAINTNGVWVIDKEKKHVLIGLLYDDFNWEMTTPEPNEDGLNADTELQLPSLFLEFDDEKTKTNQLLQIVSKQAPMMDSMIETCILMIREKEQIAQAQNMASSGDESNGLKSKANAITSASTTRVRPLFERQNSVTSSHPEKLILTKMSDSDESSQSNPSSPIDLEHTQKPGKRKIFKKVAGRQKGFSHSEEHHELL; encoded by the exons ATGTCTATGTCTGTAGTTATATACTTGCCAGACAACACTGGTCATCAATTTGATATTCCCAATGGAAATTATACAACCACTTCCCAGTATCTGCAGCTTATGATCGCAACATTGAAGTTACCTGATAGTTTagcaaagaaaagttttgcacTTTGGCTTAAATCTCCATTGTTAG ATGTTCAACTAAAGCCTCAGCATGTCCCATTTAGGATGGTAAAACAGTGGCCAATGTTGTTGGAAAAATATTCTATGGCCACTGACTACGAAAAAGCACAAG ATGAACCTGCTCTCATATTTCGAAGGAATGCTTTTTTAACCAAGGAAGATGAAGTTCAAATTACAAATGAAGCAATATTAAATATTCTCATGATGGAAGCAAAATCTTGCATACAGCAAG GCATATATCCATGTGATACTGAAGATATTGAACAGCTTGGTGCTCTTTTATGTTTGGGCAAAGATGAGGAACACAAACAGGACGAGGACAAGCATGGGATGGAAAGTGTTGTAAA AGAGAATTTGCCCACACTAGTTCCAAGTCATATGGCAAGGGCCAAGCGCTCGTTTTTAAATCGCCAGCAATCCATGGAAGAGAGGGTAAtggtttgtttgaaaaaggCATCAAAAGAATCCTCTATTAATTGCACCCTggaatttatgaaaatttgttGGCAACTTCCATACTATGG AAGTGTTATTTTCAGTGGATTTGTTGAAAAAGCGTCCCACAGCACTTTTTCGCTGTGGTTCAGTTCCCAGACACAGATGTGTGTTCTGATAGCCATTAATACTAACGGAGTTTGGGTGatagacaaagaaaaaaag CATGTATTGATTGGCTTGTTATATGATGATTTCAACTGGGAAATGACGACACCTGAGCCAAATGAAGATGGCTTAAATGCAGATACTGAGCTCCAGTTGCCTAGCTTGTTTTTAGAGTTTGATGatgaaaaaactaaaacaaatcaaCTTCTGCAGATTGTTTCTAAACAG GCACCCATGATGGATTCAATGATAGAGACATGCATTTTGATGATTCGTGAAAAGGAACAAATAGCACAAGCTCAGAATATGGCTAGTTCAGGGGATG AAAGTAATGGGTTGAAAAGCAAAGCTAATGCAATTACATCTGCAAGTACCACAAGAGTACGGCCTTTATTTGAACGACAAAACTCTGTAACTAGCAGCCACCCTGAAAAACTGATCCTTACAAAGATGTCTGATTCTG aTGAAAGTTCGCAGAGCAACCCATCCAGTCCCATCGATCTTGAACATACTCAAAAACCTGGAAAacgaaaaatattcaaaaaggTTGCTGGTAGACAGAAAGGCTTTTCCCATTCTGAAGAGCACCATGAATTATTGTAA
- the LOC143445341 gene encoding FERM domain-containing protein 8-like isoform X4 produces MSMSVVIYLPDNTGHQFDIPNGNYTTTSQYLQLMIATLKLPDSLAKKSFALWLKSPLLDVQLKPQHVPFRMVKQWPMLLEKYSMATDYEKAQDEPALIFRRNAFLTKEDEVQITNEAILNILMMEAKSCIQQGIYPCDTEDIEQLGALLCLGKDEEHKQDEDKHGMESVVKENLPTLVPSHMARAKRSFLNRQQSMEERVMVCLKKASKESSINCTLEFMKICWQLPYYGSVIFSGFVEKASHSTFSLWFSSQTQMCVLIAINTNGVWVIDKEKKHVLIGLLYDDFNWEMTTPEPNEDGLNADTELQLPSLFLEFDDEKTKTNQLLQIVSKQAPMMDSMIETCILMIREKEQIAQAQNMASSGDESNGLKSKANAITSASTTRVRPLFERQNSVTSSHPEKLILTKMSDSAGT; encoded by the exons ATGTCTATGTCTGTAGTTATATACTTGCCAGACAACACTGGTCATCAATTTGATATTCCCAATGGAAATTATACAACCACTTCCCAGTATCTGCAGCTTATGATCGCAACATTGAAGTTACCTGATAGTTTagcaaagaaaagttttgcacTTTGGCTTAAATCTCCATTGTTAG ATGTTCAACTAAAGCCTCAGCATGTCCCATTTAGGATGGTAAAACAGTGGCCAATGTTGTTGGAAAAATATTCTATGGCCACTGACTACGAAAAAGCACAAG ATGAACCTGCTCTCATATTTCGAAGGAATGCTTTTTTAACCAAGGAAGATGAAGTTCAAATTACAAATGAAGCAATATTAAATATTCTCATGATGGAAGCAAAATCTTGCATACAGCAAG GCATATATCCATGTGATACTGAAGATATTGAACAGCTTGGTGCTCTTTTATGTTTGGGCAAAGATGAGGAACACAAACAGGACGAGGACAAGCATGGGATGGAAAGTGTTGTAAA AGAGAATTTGCCCACACTAGTTCCAAGTCATATGGCAAGGGCCAAGCGCTCGTTTTTAAATCGCCAGCAATCCATGGAAGAGAGGGTAAtggtttgtttgaaaaaggCATCAAAAGAATCCTCTATTAATTGCACCCTggaatttatgaaaatttgttGGCAACTTCCATACTATGG AAGTGTTATTTTCAGTGGATTTGTTGAAAAAGCGTCCCACAGCACTTTTTCGCTGTGGTTCAGTTCCCAGACACAGATGTGTGTTCTGATAGCCATTAATACTAACGGAGTTTGGGTGatagacaaagaaaaaaag CATGTATTGATTGGCTTGTTATATGATGATTTCAACTGGGAAATGACGACACCTGAGCCAAATGAAGATGGCTTAAATGCAGATACTGAGCTCCAGTTGCCTAGCTTGTTTTTAGAGTTTGATGatgaaaaaactaaaacaaatcaaCTTCTGCAGATTGTTTCTAAACAG GCACCCATGATGGATTCAATGATAGAGACATGCATTTTGATGATTCGTGAAAAGGAACAAATAGCACAAGCTCAGAATATGGCTAGTTCAGGGGATG AAAGTAATGGGTTGAAAAGCAAAGCTAATGCAATTACATCTGCAAGTACCACAAGAGTACGGCCTTTATTTGAACGACAAAACTCTGTAACTAGCAGCCACCCTGAAAAACTGATCCTTACAAAGATGTCTGATTCTG CTGGTACGTGA
- the LOC143445341 gene encoding FERM domain-containing protein 8-like isoform X5, with translation MSMSVVIYLPDNTGHQFDIPNGNYTTTSQYLQLMIATLKLPDSLAKKSFALWLKSPLLDVQLKPQHVPFRMVKQWPMLLEKYSMATDYEKAQDEPALIFRRNAFLTKEDEVQITNEAILNILMMEAKSCIQQGIYPCDTEDIEQLGALLCLGKDEEHKQDEDKHGMESVVKENLPTLVPSHMARAKRSFLNRQQSMEERVMVCLKKASKESSINCTLEFMKICWQLPYYGSVIFSGFVEKASHSTFSLWFSSQTQMCVLIAINTNGVWVIDKEKKHVLIGLLYDDFNWEMTTPEPNEDGLNADTELQLPSLFLEFDDEKTKTNQLLQIVSKQAPMMDSMIETCILMIREKEQIAQAQNMASSGDESNGLKSKANAITSASTTRVRPLFERQNSVTSSHPEKLILTKMSDSVS, from the exons ATGTCTATGTCTGTAGTTATATACTTGCCAGACAACACTGGTCATCAATTTGATATTCCCAATGGAAATTATACAACCACTTCCCAGTATCTGCAGCTTATGATCGCAACATTGAAGTTACCTGATAGTTTagcaaagaaaagttttgcacTTTGGCTTAAATCTCCATTGTTAG ATGTTCAACTAAAGCCTCAGCATGTCCCATTTAGGATGGTAAAACAGTGGCCAATGTTGTTGGAAAAATATTCTATGGCCACTGACTACGAAAAAGCACAAG ATGAACCTGCTCTCATATTTCGAAGGAATGCTTTTTTAACCAAGGAAGATGAAGTTCAAATTACAAATGAAGCAATATTAAATATTCTCATGATGGAAGCAAAATCTTGCATACAGCAAG GCATATATCCATGTGATACTGAAGATATTGAACAGCTTGGTGCTCTTTTATGTTTGGGCAAAGATGAGGAACACAAACAGGACGAGGACAAGCATGGGATGGAAAGTGTTGTAAA AGAGAATTTGCCCACACTAGTTCCAAGTCATATGGCAAGGGCCAAGCGCTCGTTTTTAAATCGCCAGCAATCCATGGAAGAGAGGGTAAtggtttgtttgaaaaaggCATCAAAAGAATCCTCTATTAATTGCACCCTggaatttatgaaaatttgttGGCAACTTCCATACTATGG AAGTGTTATTTTCAGTGGATTTGTTGAAAAAGCGTCCCACAGCACTTTTTCGCTGTGGTTCAGTTCCCAGACACAGATGTGTGTTCTGATAGCCATTAATACTAACGGAGTTTGGGTGatagacaaagaaaaaaag CATGTATTGATTGGCTTGTTATATGATGATTTCAACTGGGAAATGACGACACCTGAGCCAAATGAAGATGGCTTAAATGCAGATACTGAGCTCCAGTTGCCTAGCTTGTTTTTAGAGTTTGATGatgaaaaaactaaaacaaatcaaCTTCTGCAGATTGTTTCTAAACAG GCACCCATGATGGATTCAATGATAGAGACATGCATTTTGATGATTCGTGAAAAGGAACAAATAGCACAAGCTCAGAATATGGCTAGTTCAGGGGATG AAAGTAATGGGTTGAAAAGCAAAGCTAATGCAATTACATCTGCAAGTACCACAAGAGTACGGCCTTTATTTGAACGACAAAACTCTGTAACTAGCAGCCACCCTGAAAAACTGATCCTTACAAAGATGTCTGATTCTG TTTCATGA
- the LOC143445343 gene encoding UPF0764 protein C16orf89 homolog isoform X2: protein MFPDLSKGVLFLCMFHFAISTFIGNSEVKNDKSNHLKFNPSRKDQVRADIDVSNALQALEKIVFYYSKSKREATVDFTFGLRMAEGEIARLLHMSDIGAYPIIAGNPALQKHLKSLLENLESTIKQALPFVERRNKRYYLQFYDLIKEKWTSYQLPPQDTYRKDLDIFPNTTIDERLEEKESDECMSTLLGDDIHQPCSVDVCWEKMTAESKSMYYPTHQILWLMVGDKLGCRDKMESLAIKSGYLGGIEEIFKRKCAGIIIEMEAIMQDGVRMSMIDLFLEQGAICGGMGFIDAIRPGWLQKSFQWQDPNTGCFLDVAPDDFQDEIREYKFWIKYKREQWKSRNLLVDSVLTDGCSTHTTGVAAAFFATSLRLFFDPFYKNSQLDPYVRGVPQAVVGQSRNLHTIFLIVLLVITSACIAICVFKRRWCVSFYGLFLRRYCQRIFFRYKGISSV from the exons ATGTTCCCAGATTTGTCAAAAGGTGTATTGTTTCTATGtatgtttcattttgcaatttccaCATTCATTGGCAACAGCGAagttaaaaatgacaagtcTAATCACCTAAAATTTAACCCTTCAAGAAAAGACCAAGTTCGTGCAGATATTGATGTCAGTAATGCTCTTCAagcattagaaaaaattgttttctattATTCAAAGTCAAAAAGAGAAGCAACTGTTGATTTTACATTTGGGCTTCGCATGGCAGAAG GTGAAATTGCCAGGTTGTTACACATGTCTGATATTGGAGCATATCCAATCATTGCGGGAAACCCAGCTTTACAAAAGCATTTGAAATCGTTATTGGAAAATTTAGAGTCCACCATCAAGCAGGCACTTCCATTTGTGGAAAGAAGAAACAAAAG gtATTATCTCCAGTTTTATGACCTTATAAAAGAGAAATGGACATCTTACCAACTTCCACCCCAGGACACGTACAGGAAAGATTTAGATATTTTTCCCAACACAACCATTGATG AACGCTTGGAAGAGAAAGAAAGTGATGAATGCATGAGCACTTTACTTGGTGACGATATACACCAGCCATGTTCTGTTGATGTATGTTGGGAAAAAATGACTGCAGAAAGCAAGTCAATGTATTATCCAACCCATCAAATTCTTTGGCTGATGGTTGGCGATAAG CTTGGCTGCCGTGATAAAATGGAAAGTTTGGCTATAAAAAGTGGATATTTAGGTGGAattgaagaaatttttaaaagaaaatgtgcTGGCATTATTATAGAAATGGAAGCAATAATGCAAGATGGTGTTCGCATGAGTATGATTGACCTATTTCTCGAACAAG GTGCAATATGTGGTGGTATGGGTTTTATCGATGCAATTAGGCCGGGATGGcttcaaaaatcttttcagTGGCAAGATCCAAATACTGGTTGCTTTTTGGACGTAGCCCCAGATGACTTTCAGGATGAGATACGGGAATACAAGTTTTGGATCAAATACAAAAG AGAGCAATGGAAATCCAGGAACTTGTTAGTAGATAGCGTATTGACAG ATGGCTGTAGTACTCACACAACAGGCGTGGCTGCCGCTTTTTTCGCAACAAGTTTGCGTCTTTTCTTTGACCCATTCTATAAGAACAGTCAATTGGATCCATATGTTCGAGGTGTCCCACAGGCCGTAGTTGGCCAATCTCGAAATCttcatacaatttttttaattgtgctTCTAGTTATTACCTCAGCTTGCATTGCTATTTGCGTGTTCAAGCGGAGATGGTGTGTGTCGTTTTATGGCTTATTTTTACGGCGTTATTGCCAAAGAATTTTCTTTCGATATAAAGGCATCAGCAGCGTTTAG
- the LOC143445343 gene encoding UPF0764 protein C16orf89 homolog isoform X1, which produces MFPDLSKGVLFLCMFHFAISTFIGNSEVKNDKSNHLKFNPSRKDQVRADIDVSNALQALEKIVFYYSKSKREATVDFTFGLRMAEGEIARLLHMSDIGAYPIIAGNPALQKHLKSLLENLESTIKQALPFVERRNKRYYLQFYDLIKEKWTSYQLPPQDTYRKDLDIFPNTTIDGEERLEEKESDECMSTLLGDDIHQPCSVDVCWEKMTAESKSMYYPTHQILWLMVGDKLGCRDKMESLAIKSGYLGGIEEIFKRKCAGIIIEMEAIMQDGVRMSMIDLFLEQGAICGGMGFIDAIRPGWLQKSFQWQDPNTGCFLDVAPDDFQDEIREYKFWIKYKREQWKSRNLLVDSVLTDGCSTHTTGVAAAFFATSLRLFFDPFYKNSQLDPYVRGVPQAVVGQSRNLHTIFLIVLLVITSACIAICVFKRRWCVSFYGLFLRRYCQRIFFRYKGISSV; this is translated from the exons ATGTTCCCAGATTTGTCAAAAGGTGTATTGTTTCTATGtatgtttcattttgcaatttccaCATTCATTGGCAACAGCGAagttaaaaatgacaagtcTAATCACCTAAAATTTAACCCTTCAAGAAAAGACCAAGTTCGTGCAGATATTGATGTCAGTAATGCTCTTCAagcattagaaaaaattgttttctattATTCAAAGTCAAAAAGAGAAGCAACTGTTGATTTTACATTTGGGCTTCGCATGGCAGAAG GTGAAATTGCCAGGTTGTTACACATGTCTGATATTGGAGCATATCCAATCATTGCGGGAAACCCAGCTTTACAAAAGCATTTGAAATCGTTATTGGAAAATTTAGAGTCCACCATCAAGCAGGCACTTCCATTTGTGGAAAGAAGAAACAAAAG gtATTATCTCCAGTTTTATGACCTTATAAAAGAGAAATGGACATCTTACCAACTTCCACCCCAGGACACGTACAGGAAAGATTTAGATATTTTTCCCAACACAACCATTGATGGTGAAG AACGCTTGGAAGAGAAAGAAAGTGATGAATGCATGAGCACTTTACTTGGTGACGATATACACCAGCCATGTTCTGTTGATGTATGTTGGGAAAAAATGACTGCAGAAAGCAAGTCAATGTATTATCCAACCCATCAAATTCTTTGGCTGATGGTTGGCGATAAG CTTGGCTGCCGTGATAAAATGGAAAGTTTGGCTATAAAAAGTGGATATTTAGGTGGAattgaagaaatttttaaaagaaaatgtgcTGGCATTATTATAGAAATGGAAGCAATAATGCAAGATGGTGTTCGCATGAGTATGATTGACCTATTTCTCGAACAAG GTGCAATATGTGGTGGTATGGGTTTTATCGATGCAATTAGGCCGGGATGGcttcaaaaatcttttcagTGGCAAGATCCAAATACTGGTTGCTTTTTGGACGTAGCCCCAGATGACTTTCAGGATGAGATACGGGAATACAAGTTTTGGATCAAATACAAAAG AGAGCAATGGAAATCCAGGAACTTGTTAGTAGATAGCGTATTGACAG ATGGCTGTAGTACTCACACAACAGGCGTGGCTGCCGCTTTTTTCGCAACAAGTTTGCGTCTTTTCTTTGACCCATTCTATAAGAACAGTCAATTGGATCCATATGTTCGAGGTGTCCCACAGGCCGTAGTTGGCCAATCTCGAAATCttcatacaatttttttaattgtgctTCTAGTTATTACCTCAGCTTGCATTGCTATTTGCGTGTTCAAGCGGAGATGGTGTGTGTCGTTTTATGGCTTATTTTTACGGCGTTATTGCCAAAGAATTTTCTTTCGATATAAAGGCATCAGCAGCGTTTAG